In one window of Bos taurus isolate L1 Dominette 01449 registration number 42190680 breed Hereford chromosome 4, ARS-UCD2.0, whole genome shotgun sequence DNA:
- the PRPS1L1 gene encoding ribose-phosphate pyrophosphokinase 3 (The RefSeq protein has 1 substitution compared to this genomic sequence), protein MDAKSLLQLTKKPNIKIFSGRSHQDLSQKIADRLGLELGKVVTKKLSNQETCVEIGESVQGEDVYIVQSGCGEINDNLMELLIMINACKIASAGRVTAVIPCFPYARQDKRGESRAPISAKLVADMLSTAGADHIITMDLHASQIQGFFDIPVDNLCAEPAVLKWIKEQISDWRSCTIVSPDAGEVKRATSIADRLNVDFALIHKVRKKAGEVDGMVLVGDVKYRVAILVDDMADTCGTICHAADKLLSAGATRVYAILTHGIFSGPAVTRINSAGFEAVVVTNTVPQEDKMKHCSKIQVIDISMILAEAIRRIHSGKSVSYLFSHVPL, encoded by the coding sequence ATGGACGCAAAGAGCCTACTGCAGTTGACCAAAAAGCCAAATATCAAAATCTTCAGCGGCAGCTCCCACCAGGACTTATCCCAGAAAATCGCCGACCGATTGGGCCTGGAGCTGGGCAAGGTGGTGACCAAGAAATTAAGCAACCAGGAGACCTGCGTGGAAATTGGCGAGAGTGTGCAAGGAGAGGATGTCTACATAGTGCAGAGTGGCTGTGGCGAAATCAATGACAATTTGATGGAGCTTTTGATCATGATTAATGCCTGCAAGATTGCTTCAGCAGGCCGGGTTACGGCAGTTATCCCGTGCTTCCCGTATGCCCGTCAGGATAAGAGAGGTGAGAGCCGAGCCCCGATCTCCGCCAAACTTGTTGCAGATATGCTGTCAACGGCAGGCGCAGATCATATCATCACGATGGACCTACATGCCTCTCAAATTCAGGGCTTTTTTGATATCCCAGTAGACAATTTGTGTGCAGAACCTGCTGTCCTGAAGTGGATAAAGGAGCAAATCTCTGACTGGAGGAGCTGCACGATAGTCTCCCCAGATGCTGGTGAAGTTAAGAGAGCGACctccattgcagacagattgAATGTGGACTTTGCCTTGATTCACAAAGTACGGAAGAAAGCCGGTGAAGTGGACGGAATGGTACTAGTGGGAGATGTGAAGTATCGTGTGGCTATCCTTGTGGATGACATGGCTGACACTTGTGGTACAATCTGCCACGCAGCCGACAAACTTCTCTCAGCTGGAGCCACCAGAGTTTATGCGATCTTGACTCATGGAATCTTTTCTGGCCCAGCCGTTACTCGCATTAACAGTGCAGGCTTTGAAGCAGTCGTAGTCACCAATACCGTACCTCAGGAGGATAAGATGAAGCACTGCTCCAAAATACAGGTGATTGACATCTCCATGATTCTTGCAGAAGCCATCAGAAGAATTCACAGTGGGAAATCTGTCTCCTACCTGTTCAGCCATGTCCCATTATAA